In a genomic window of Nostoc sp. UHCC 0870:
- a CDS encoding acyl-CoA thioesterase: MSFSYHRTVRFQDTDAAGVVYFANILSICHEAYEESLRTSGINLKDFFTNPQVAFPIVHASVDFLRPVFCGDKLLISLMPQKVGAEKFEITYEISLNEVVVAKAITRHVCIDANSRNKQVLPTNIVHWLERNRREIEEAERRKAREVIA, translated from the coding sequence ATGTCTTTTAGTTATCATCGCACTGTTCGCTTTCAAGATACAGATGCTGCGGGTGTAGTCTACTTCGCCAATATTCTGAGTATTTGTCATGAAGCCTATGAAGAATCTCTGAGAACATCAGGTATCAATCTCAAAGATTTTTTTACTAATCCCCAGGTGGCTTTCCCTATTGTTCACGCTAGCGTAGATTTTCTTCGCCCCGTATTTTGTGGAGATAAGTTATTAATTAGCTTAATGCCACAAAAAGTGGGGGCAGAAAAGTTTGAAATTACCTATGAAATATCCTTGAATGAGGTAGTAGTTGCTAAGGCAATTACTCGACACGTTTGTATTGATGCGAATAGTAGAAATAAGCAAGTATTACCAACTAATATTGTCCATTGGTTGGAACGCAATCGCAGAGAAATAGAAGAAGCGGAGAGAAGAAAAGCTAGAGAAGTTATTGCATGA
- a CDS encoding 2-succinylbenzoate--CoA ligase, protein MTPGQKVYFHNLIHHDLLIGDDNQELQQIATKLYAELSQLLTDIQPLKIILAEREPVKFLAGFIAACAANCQVFLCNPDWVEQEWHQVFNLVQPDIIWGMGNETQFPLSPVPCPLSPLIMIPTGGSSGKIKFAMHTWETLTASVQGFTEYFQLQQVNSFCILPLYHVSGLMQFMRAVITGGKLVILPFKSIELDQKYQINPQEFFISLVPTQLQRLLQNPELTAWLAKFKTVLLGGAPAWDELLEKAKFHGIRLAPTYGMTETASQIVTLKPDDFLSGKNSSGQILPHAQVKIYNSQKEVSPANIIGNISIQATSLALGYYPNFWNNQHDFVVDDLGFLDEQGYLTLVGRNSDKIISGGENIYPTEVESAILQTQKVTDVCVIGIPDLDWGQALTAVYIPKNTNINPEEIKTALKSQLSKFKIPKYWISLDTLPRNAQGKVNRQTLQKIATEFLKK, encoded by the coding sequence AACTATATGCCGAACTTAGCCAATTATTAACAGATATTCAACCCCTAAAAATCATCCTAGCCGAGCGAGAACCAGTCAAATTTTTAGCGGGATTCATCGCCGCGTGTGCAGCCAATTGCCAAGTATTTTTATGTAACCCCGACTGGGTTGAACAAGAATGGCATCAAGTATTTAACTTAGTACAACCTGATATTATTTGGGGTATGGGGAATGAAACTCAATTCCCCCTGTCCCCTGTCCCCTGTCCCCTGTCCCCTCTCATAATGATTCCCACCGGTGGTTCATCGGGAAAGATTAAATTTGCCATGCACACCTGGGAAACTCTCACCGCATCAGTGCAGGGATTTACAGAATATTTTCAGCTACAACAAGTAAATTCATTTTGTATTTTACCGTTGTATCATGTTAGCGGCTTAATGCAATTTATGCGTGCTGTAATCACTGGCGGTAAACTAGTAATTTTGCCTTTTAAATCAATAGAACTAGATCAAAAATACCAGATTAACCCTCAAGAGTTTTTCATATCTTTAGTACCTACCCAATTACAAAGACTGCTACAAAACCCAGAATTAACTGCATGGCTAGCTAAATTTAAAACTGTTCTCTTAGGTGGTGCGCCTGCTTGGGATGAATTATTAGAAAAAGCCAAATTTCATGGTATTCGATTAGCACCAACCTATGGCATGACAGAAACAGCTTCCCAAATTGTCACCCTCAAACCAGATGATTTCTTAAGTGGTAAAAATAGCAGTGGTCAAATTCTTCCTCATGCTCAAGTAAAGATTTATAATTCTCAGAAAGAAGTATCACCAGCTAATATAATAGGCAATATAAGCATTCAAGCTACATCTTTAGCCCTTGGTTATTACCCCAATTTCTGGAACAATCAACATGATTTTGTAGTAGATGATTTAGGTTTTTTAGATGAGCAAGGTTATTTAACACTTGTTGGACGTAACAGCGATAAAATCATCTCAGGCGGAGAAAATATTTACCCCACAGAAGTAGAATCAGCTATACTGCAAACGCAAAAAGTTACTGATGTGTGTGTAATTGGTATACCCGATTTAGATTGGGGACAAGCATTAACAGCCGTCTATATTCCTAAAAATACAAATATTAATCCAGAAGAAATTAAAACTGCACTCAAAAGTCAACTTAGCAAATTTAAAATACCAAAATACTGGATTTCTCTAGATACCTTACCTCGTAATGCCCAAGGAAAAGTCAATCGCCAAACACTACAAAAAATAGCTACAGAATTTCTCAAAAAATAA